The window GTCACGTCGTCGATTGCCTGCTGCATCGTCCAATGCCCGACGGGGGCCGAATGTGGAGCCTGAACAACGTCGACGCCGCGATCGGATGCAATGGCATCGTTGAGGGGGGTCGGCGCCGGGTAATCCGCGAGCGAGAACTGAGGAACAAACGCCGCAGGCGCCTCGGGAGCGGGGGCCTCGGGAGCAGGGGCCTGAAGAAACGCCTGAGGCTCCGCCGGAGCGAGAAGCTCAGCCAGAGTGGGCAGCTCGGTCGGGGATGTGCCGAGGGGGCTGCCCGTGGGCGGGGCAAGGTCACCAAGAACGACCGGCGCCTCAGGGGGCGCACTGAGGTCAAAGCTGTGCTCGAGCACAGGTTGAGCGCTCGGCTCTTCGGCGGGGAGCAGTTCACTGGCGACAAAGGATGCCTGAACGACCGTCTCCGGGGCAGGGGCGAAAAGGATTGGGGGTGCGAAACTGGGCTCGGATTCTGGCTGAGTCGGTGCCGACTCTGCCGTCTCCCTGGCTGCCTCGAGGGCGCGAAGTTCTCGTCTGGTTAGCGGGCGACCCGTGGGCAGTTCCGCAACCGATGATGTCTCGTCTGGGGTGTCTCCCGCGACCGCCGTCTCGGATGACTCGACAGCGCCAGAAGACAGCTCACCATGCGCCGCAAGGTTGTGGTCGCCTTCAGCAACAGCGGTCTCGGCACGACCGTCATCGGCGGGGGTGGCGGACGGCAGAAATGCAAGTGCCGACGGCAACCCTTCTGGCATTAACGGCCTGAGGGGTGTGGCAAAGCGTGGGAGGGAGTCGGAGCTCGCATCGTCGGCGACGGCTGGCTCTTCGCGAACACGAAATTCCCGAACACGAAACGAGCTCTCGGCCTGTGCTGATTCGGCAGCGAGGCGCAAGGCCCGTCGCCCGCCGGGCACGATCGGATTGCTAACCGTGGGAGTTTCTGACGAGTCGAAACGATCGGGTTCGTTCATAGCTGAGTTCTCGGGATGTGTGCTTCCGAAGCTTGCCAACGGAGCCTCCTCCGTCTGAATTCGGGCTGCAGAAAAGACCGCGTCGGCCTCGGCCTCGCGTTGGCTGTTCCTGACCTGCCTCCGCGAAAGCGGCTGCCGGTCATGCCACGCTGTCATGTCTAACTCCGATACAGATGGTGTTTGGCGATGTATTGAACTACTCCGTCGGGAACCAAATACCAAACCGGGAACCCCCGACCCACCCGGCTGCGACAATCCGTCGACGAGATTGCCAATGCAGGCACTTCGAGCAAGCTTACGTCCTGCTCGGGCAATCCGGAAATAGTGAGGGTGTGACCTGGCCGTGAGACTGCCACGAAGTGGGCAAGCTCAAAAAGCTCGTCCACGTCTTTCCAGTCGAAAATCTGGGCTATGGCATCGGCGCCCGTGATGAAGAACAGCTCCGCATCCGGGCGCGCTGCCCGGAGGTCCCGCAGAGTGTCGATCGTGTAGGTCGGCCGGTCTCGGTCGATATCGACGCGGCTAACCGTGAAGGAGGGGTTCGACGCGGTAGCGACCACCGTCATGAGGTAGCGGTGCTCGCTCGCGGTCGCACCCGGCTTTTGATACGGCTGCCCGGTTGGCACGAAGATGACCTCAGACAGGTTGAAGTGCTGCGCAACTTCGCTGGCTGCAACGAGGTGCCCGTTGTGGATCGGGTCAAACGTGCCACCCATGATCCCGACGCGGGGACGCCTGAGGTCGGGATCGACCGCGGTCATCGTTGGGGCGTTCGCCTAGTGGTGATCGCCGGCGTGGGGCGCCGAGCCACCGGTCTTGTGCTGGTGACGGTTCGCAACGTCGCGGAAGCTGTAGGTGACGAGGCCCAGAACGAGAAAGACTCCTGCGGCGATGATGGGGAACCAGATCGGATCCATGATCATCGGAGCGAGCTCGTGGTGTTCTTCAGCAGCAAAGACGGCAAGGAATGACATTTGTTCTCCGTTCAGTGGCCAGGGCGCGGCACTCCCCCTAATCTACCGCGTGCGACAGGGTCTAGCTGCGCACTTGGCCAGAACCGCGCACGATCCACTTGGTGCTGGTGAGTTCTGGCAACCCCATCGGGCCGCGCGCGTGAAGCTTCTGAGTGGAGATTCCTACTTCGGCGCCGAAGCCGAACTCTCCCCCGTCGGTAAAGCGAGTTGACGCATTCACCATGACGACCGCTGAATCCACCTCAGCGAGAAACCGCTCACTGCTGGTCAGATCCTGCGTGATGATCGACTCTGTGTGGTGAGTTGAATAGCGGCGGATGTGATCCATCGCGGCATCAATGTCGTCGACTACGCGCACAGCAAGATCAAGGCTCATGTATTCGGTAGCCCAGTCGTCTTCTGTCGCCGGCACAACATCGGCAACGATTGCGGCGGTTCGTTCGTCGCCGTGAATCGTGACGCCGGAATCGCGGAGCCGGGCCAGAACGGGCGGCAGAAGCCGCTCGGCAGAATCGGCGTGCACGAGAAGCGTTTCGAGGGCATTACACACGCTCGGCCGGTGGGTCTTGGCGTTGTGAACAATGGCGACCGCAGTGTCGAGGTCTGCCGAGGCGTCGAGAAACACGTGGACGACTCCGGCGCCGGTTTCGATCACGGGAACCTTGGCTTCTGTGACAACCGTCTGGATGAGGCTGGCACTCCCCCGCGGAATCAACACGTCGACCAGCCCGCGCGCCCTCATGAGGTCCTTCGCCCCTTCACGACCGAACTCATCGATCGTTTGGACGAGCTCGGCAGGCAGGCCCACCGAAACGATCGCCTCCTGAATGAGCTCGACCAGCACACCATTGGAATTCTGCGCCGCACTGCCGCCCCGCAGCACAACCGCGTTTCCGCTCTTGAGAGCAAGGGATGCGATGTCGATCGTGACATTGGGCCGGGCTTCGTAGATGGCGCCCACCACGCCGAAAGGAACTCGCACCTGGGTGAGGTGGATGCCGTTGGGCAGGGTCGACCCGCGCACAACCTGGCCGACCGGGTCGACCAGGGCAGCGACGTCGCGCACAGCATCCGCCAGCCCTTGCAAACGAGCGTCGGTGAGCCGTAGGCGGTCTTGGAGTCCCTCGCTCATGCCGCTTTCGCGGCCGTTAGCCACGTCGAGTTCATTGGCGGCGAGGATTCGCTCTGCGCCCGAGAGCACCGCGGCGGCAATGGCTTCGAGGGCAGCGTTCTTGACCTGCGCCGTAGCCGTCGCCAGATGCCGAGACGCCTCACGAGAGGCAACCAGCTTGTCGGTGATGGTAGGCGCAACCACGCTCTGCTCAGTCATGCTCCCCATCGTATCGCCGGGGAACGATGACCGATCGACCTACTTTTCGGGCGGACCCGCTGCGAACCACGTTCCGATGTCGGCGCCTCTCAGCGCCTCGTGCACGAGGCCCGTCGCCGTGAGCAAAACGGGAGTTCCGGCGCCAGCGGCAAGCCGCGCGGCGGCAACTTTGGTGCGGGCGCCCCCCGTTCCAACGCCAGCCTCCCCGATTCCGCCGAACTCAATCGAGCTCAACGGATCTCCGAAGGCCACATCGTGGATGGCCTCCGCTCCGTGCTCCGACGGCGGCTTCGTGTAGAGGCTTTCGACATCGGAGAGCAGCACAAGCAGGTCGGCGTTGATGAGTCGAGCGACTCGCGCGGCCAACGAGTCGTTGTCACCGAACCGAATCTCCTCTGTGGCAACGGTGTCGTTTTCGTTGACGATCGGCAGAATCCTCAGGTCAAGCAGACGCTCCATCGCTCGTCGAGCATTCGCGCGGTTTTCGGCGAGCTCAAGGTCGCCCGCGGTGAGCAGAACCTGGCCAGCCACGATGCCGTAGCGGCGCAGGCTCTCCTGGTACCGAAAGACGAGCACGTTTTGGCCGACGGCAGCGGCAGCCTGCTTGGTCGCGAGATCGGTCGGGCGCCCATCGAGCTTGAGAAACGGCAGCCCCGTCGCAATCGCCCCCGACGACACCAGAACGATCTGGGTTCCCCGGGAGTGCGCTTCGGCGAGAGCGTCGATCAAATGGTTGACCTGACCGGCGTTCTCGCCGCTGATAGACGAGGACCCCACCTTGACAACGACCCGACGTGCATTCGGGATATCCCGACGTGCGGAGACGAGGCTCAGAGTCGGAATGCTGCTGGTGGAGGGGT is drawn from Salinibacterium hongtaonis and contains these coding sequences:
- the proB gene encoding glutamate 5-kinase, which produces MTAHPSTSSIPTLSLVSARRDIPNARRVVVKVGSSSISGENAGQVNHLIDALAEAHSRGTQIVLVSSGAIATGLPFLKLDGRPTDLATKQAAAAVGQNVLVFRYQESLRRYGIVAGQVLLTAGDLELAENRANARRAMERLLDLRILPIVNENDTVATEEIRFGDNDSLAARVARLINADLLVLLSDVESLYTKPPSEHGAEAIHDVAFGDPLSSIEFGGIGEAGVGTGGARTKVAAARLAAGAGTPVLLTATGLVHEALRGADIGTWFAAGPPEK
- a CDS encoding glutamate-5-semialdehyde dehydrogenase, with product MTEQSVVAPTITDKLVASREASRHLATATAQVKNAALEAIAAAVLSGAERILAANELDVANGRESGMSEGLQDRLRLTDARLQGLADAVRDVAALVDPVGQVVRGSTLPNGIHLTQVRVPFGVVGAIYEARPNVTIDIASLALKSGNAVVLRGGSAAQNSNGVLVELIQEAIVSVGLPAELVQTIDEFGREGAKDLMRARGLVDVLIPRGSASLIQTVVTEAKVPVIETGAGVVHVFLDASADLDTAVAIVHNAKTHRPSVCNALETLLVHADSAERLLPPVLARLRDSGVTIHGDERTAAIVADVVPATEDDWATEYMSLDLAVRVVDDIDAAMDHIRRYSTHHTESIITQDLTSSERFLAEVDSAVVMVNASTRFTDGGEFGFGAEVGISTQKLHARGPMGLPELTSTKWIVRGSGQVRS
- the nadD gene encoding nicotinate-nucleotide adenylyltransferase — protein: MTAVDPDLRRPRVGIMGGTFDPIHNGHLVAASEVAQHFNLSEVIFVPTGQPYQKPGATASEHRYLMTVVATASNPSFTVSRVDIDRDRPTYTIDTLRDLRAARPDAELFFITGADAIAQIFDWKDVDELFELAHFVAVSRPGHTLTISGLPEQDVSLLEVPALAISSTDCRSRVGRGFPVWYLVPDGVVQYIAKHHLYRS